The Candidatus Edwardsbacteria bacterium genomic interval ATTGTCACTTGCCTTTTATTATTGACTCGGTGTATTTGACCATCATATCGAATTCCAGGTTTACCCTGTCACCTGTTTTTCGGTGTTTCAGGTTGGTATGGTCCAGGGTATGGGGAATGACGGCTGTCCAGAATCCGTCAGGCTCTTTGCGTGACACGGTCAGGCTGATGCCGTCCACCGCCACCGATCCCCGGTCAACTATGTACTTCCAATGCCCTGAGCCTGTCGATATCTTGATCTCGGTGCTGTCCGGCCGGCGGATGATCTTGGAGATCTTTGCTGCGCAGTCGATATGGCCGGACACAAAATGGCCGCCAAACCTGTCTCCGGCCTTCAGGGCCCTTTCCAGATTGACCGGAGCCCCAGCTTTGATCTCAGAAAACGAAGTTTTGCTGATGGTCTCCCGGCTGAGGTCGGCGGAAAAGCCCCCGGCGACCATCCTGGCCACGGTCAGGCAGGCCCCGTTGACAGCGATGCTCTCACCCAAAACCAGGTCGGACCACCCGGCCGCAATATCGATCTGGGCCGAATGCCCGGCATTTTTGAAGGCCTTGATGGTGCCTATCTGCTCTATCAGTCCGGTGAACATATCAATCCCTCGCCGGGTAGGCTTCGACTAAAATATCATCGCCCACCGGCCGGGCCTTCAGATCGCGAAGCTTGAAGGCCTCGGCGATGTTTTTCAGACCCAGCTGGCCGAAAGGCGGGACCCCGTCCCCCCCGATGATAGTGGGCGTATAAAGGAGGCTCAGCTTGTCGACCAGCCCCGCTTTTAAAAATGACGTGGCCAGGCCGCTGCCTCCCTCGACCAGGAGGTTGCAGTATTCATGAAGCCCCATCTGGCGCAGCAGTTCCTTTATGTCCACCATTCCGTCCGGCAGGGCCCGGATTGTCCAGATCTCTATTTCTTTCTTTTCCAGTTCCGCTTTCCTGCTGGGATCAGCCTGGTCGGTGGTTATCATCACCGTCTTGGCAATGGATTGATCAAATATCTTGGAGTTGATCGGACTCCTTAGGGTGCTGTCGACCACGAACCTGGTGGGCTGCTTGTGATCCGGATTATCAACCAGCCGGACGGTCAGCTGGGGATCGTCCTTGGTCACCGTGCCGCTGCCCACCATGATGGCCTCCGATTCCAGCCGCAGTTTATGCACTAGTTCAAGGGATTCCTTCGACGACAGCCCACGGGACTCCCCGCCCGGGACAGCGATCCTGCCGTCCAGGCTTAAAGCCATTTTCAGGACGGTGAAGGGGTACCCGGTGGTCATGTATTTCCGGTAAACTTCGTTCAATCCTTGGGCTTCTTTTTCCATCACTTTTCCTATCGTTTCGATTCCGGCTTTTCTGAGTTCTTCGGCTCCCTTACCATTGACATTGGGGTTGGGATCATCCATTCCGTACACTACGGTTTTGATTCCGGCTCCGATGATTGCCTGGGTGCAGGGCGGGGTCCTTTTTCCGCTGTGGCAGCAGGGCTCCAGGCTGACATACAGGATGGCCCCCCCGGCCTGTAGTCCAGCCTGTTCCAGCGCCTCAACCTCGGCATGATTCATTCCGGCCTTTTGGTGATACCCCCGGCCCACCACCCGGCCGTCCTTGACGACTATGGCGCCCACCATGGGATTGGGCCAGGTCCGGCCTTTGGCCTTAGCCGCCAGCTCCAGGGCCATCATCATGTATCGTTTATGTTCTCCCATCTGGCTCACGCATTGACAAATAAAAACCCCGAATAAGCCTAAAAGACTCCTTCGGGGAAACCAAAACAGACAGCCCTTGCGCAAAACGCTGCTTGCATTCAGGCCCTGTTAAACCTTCTTTCATCCGGACTTTCCCCCTCCGCTCAACCATTGAAAGAGCAGATTGTATCAGGTATTGTGGAGGGACCGTCGGCCCCGGAATCTCACCGGGTCGATCCTTAATGGATTTGCGGGCTTTGTCCGTCAGGCTTATTTTGCGGACCTACCGCCGATCGGGGAATCTCACCCCGCCCCGAAGGTGTGGTAAATATATCCCATTATCGAGATAATGTCAATATTCAAATGCCTTTAAGGGCCGACTGTTGTTCCAGCAGGCTGTCCACAAAAGCGACCTGATCGAAAGCCAGCAAGTCATCCAGCCCCTCCCCCACCCCGGTGAACAAAACCGGGATCTTCAGCTCCATGGCTATGGCCAGCACTATGCCGCCCTTGGCGGTGCCGTCCAGCTTGGTGAGGATTATGCCGTCTATCCTGGCCGCCTGGGAAAATAATTTTGCCTGGCTGACGGCGTTCTGTCCGGTGGTAGCATCCAAAACCAGTAAAGTGAGATGCGGAGCTCCGGGCATCTTCTTGCCGATGGTGGAGTATATCTTGCCCAGCTCGTCCCGCAGATGCTTCTGGGTATGCAATCTGCCGGCGGTATCTATCAAAAGATGGCTGATCTCCCTGGCCGCGGCCGATTCCACCGCATCGTAGGCCACGCTGGCCGGGTCGGCCCCGGTCTTACTGCCGATGAACTCCACCCCCAGCCGGTCGGCCCATTTTTTAAGCTGCTCGATGGCGGCCGCGCGGTAGGTATCACCGGCGGCCAGCATCACCCGCCGGCCCTGTTCTTTCAGGTAATGCGCCAATTTGGCGATGGAGGTGGTCTTGCCCGACCCGTTGACCCCGATGATCAGCCATACCTGCGGCTTTATTTCGAAATTTGAGATTTGAGATTTGAGATTTGAATTCAGGGAGAGTATCCCCGTCATCTCGCCCTTCAGCCGTTCCATGGCCGTTTGGTCGCTCGGGTCGTTCCTGACAGCGTTGATCAGCCTTTCACCGGCCTCCACCCCGACATCCGAAAGGATAAGAAGCTCTTCCAGTTCCGACAGTTCCTGAGGAGACAGCGATCTTTTGCCGGTGATCAGGCCGACCGTTTTATGCCAGATGCCCGTCCGGGTCTTATTCAGGCCGTCCCTGATGGTTTTGATCAGGGGCACGGCTACCACTTTTTGAAGCGCCAGAACAGCATGAAGGCCACCACCGAGACCAGGGCCAGTCCCATCACCATCCAGAAGGCCGCCGGGTGCCAGGAAAGGGGGATGCCGACGTTCATGGAGAAGGCGCTGACCACGAAGGTGGGCACCATGATGCCGATGGTGATGATGTTCAGGGTCTTCATCAGCACGTTGAGGTTGTTGCTGACGATGGAGGCTCTGGCGTCCATCATGCTGGCCAGGATGTTGGAATATATCTCGGCTTGCCGGTAGCACTGGTTGTTCTCGATGATGATGTCGTCCAGGAATTCCAGCTCCTCGGGCGAGAAGTCGATCTTGGCGGCATTGGTCTTGAGTTTTTCTATCAGCATGGAATTTGAGTTGATGGCATTCAGGTAATAGACCAGGCTCTTCTCCAGGGTGAACAGGTTCAGCAGGTATTTGTTCTCCATGGAGGAGCTGATCTTGTCCTCCAAAGAATCGGTTATCATGTTTATTATCTTCAGGTGCTCCAGGTAATGAAAGATGGATCGGTAGATCAACTTAAGCAGCAGGTCGTTCAGGGATGCCACCCGCTGGAACTGTTTCCCCTCGAACAGCGGAGACTCTTCCGGCATCACCACGATCAGCCGGTCCTTGAAAAGGAATAGGCCGACCGATGACACCTTGAACAGCAGTTCGTCCTGGGAGGAGTAGTTCTTGGGCCGTTTGAATATCAGGGCCGCATGGTCCGGCTCGAATTCCAGCCGCGACAATTCATCGGGATCCAGGGCCGAGGTCAGGGTGTGCTCGTCGATCTTCAGCTCATTTACCAGATGCTTCTTTTCCTGGTCGCTGGGATTGGTATATACCCAGACGGTGCCCTGTTCGCCGGAACAATCGGACACCTGATGGTCTTTTATTTGGCATATTCTTAGCATCGGTTATAACCAGTTAATGTCAGTTGTTATCAAATTTGACCGAGACCACCTTTGAGATGCCGGGCTTCTCCATGGTCACCCCGTAAAGCCGGTCGGCCACCTCCATGGTCCGCTTGTTATGGGTGATCACCAGGAATTGGGTGCCGCTGGCAAAATCCTTGAGCATGGCGCAGAAGCGCTGGACATTGGCGTCGTCCAGCGGAGCGTCCAGCTCGTCCAGGACGCAGAAGGGGGCCGGTTTGACCAGGTAGATCCCGAACAGCAGGGCGGTGGCGGTCATGGCCTTCTCCCCGCCCGACAACAGCCGGATTGACTTCATACTCTTGCCCTCCGGGGTGGCCAGGATCTCGATCTCGGCCTCCAAAGGATCATCGCTGCCGGTCAGTTTCAGGTCGGCCTCCCCGCCGATGAACAAGCGCTGGAATATCTGGGAGAAGCCTTTCTTGATGGCCTCGAAGGTTTCCAGGAACATGGCCCTGGCGGTTTCGTCGATTTTCCTGATGGTGTTGGCCAGATCCTCCTTGGCCGACAGCAGGTCGTCCCGCTGTTTGACCAGGAAATCGTACCGTTCCTCATCCTGCTGCAGCTCCTGGAAGGCGGCAAAATTGACCGGGCCCAGTTTCTTCAAACGGTGGCGGAGATCCTCTATCCGGCTGCGGCTCTCCTCCAGGTTTGTTTCTTGGGAGGCCGCCAGGTCCTGGATATCGACCTCGTATTCGCTCCTCAGCCGGTTGGTGATGTTGTCCAGATCGTTGCGCACCGAGCCTAGCTCTATCTGAGCCTGGGAAAGCTTGCTCTGAAGCTCGTCGCTCTCCAGGCGGCTGCGGTGCATCACCGACTCGGCCTGCTTCAGGCGGTTGAGCGAGCCCTGGCTCTGCCTCTGCATCTCCTCCCGCTGGGCCAGAAATGTCTTACGGTGGGCTGCGCTGCCCTCGATCTCGATGCTCAGCTTTTCCGCCTCCTCCTGAAGCTTGGCGATGGCGGCATACCCGGCCTGGTCCTCGGCCCGGAAGTTCTGGATCCTCTCCAGTGCCTCGTTCTTCCGCTGCTCCATGTTGGCCGATTCCTGCCGCAGCCGTTCCCTTTCCGACTGGGCCTGGGACAATTCTATCCGCAGACGGTTCACCTCTTCGGCCGCCTGATTGCGCTTTTCCTCCTTCTGCGACATATC includes:
- a CDS encoding riboflavin synthase, which codes for MFTGLIEQIGTIKAFKNAGHSAQIDIAAGWSDLVLGESIAVNGACLTVARMVAGGFSADLSRETISKTSFSEIKAGAPVNLERALKAGDRFGGHFVSGHIDCAAKISKIIRRPDSTEIKISTGSGHWKYIVDRGSVAVDGISLTVSRKEPDGFWTAVIPHTLDHTNLKHRKTGDRVNLEFDMMVKYTESIIKGK
- the ribD gene encoding bifunctional diaminohydroxyphosphoribosylaminopyrimidine deaminase/5-amino-6-(5-phosphoribosylamino)uracil reductase RibD, yielding MGEHKRYMMMALELAAKAKGRTWPNPMVGAIVVKDGRVVGRGYHQKAGMNHAEVEALEQAGLQAGGAILYVSLEPCCHSGKRTPPCTQAIIGAGIKTVVYGMDDPNPNVNGKGAEELRKAGIETIGKVMEKEAQGLNEVYRKYMTTGYPFTVLKMALSLDGRIAVPGGESRGLSSKESLELVHKLRLESEAIMVGSGTVTKDDPQLTVRLVDNPDHKQPTRFVVDSTLRSPINSKIFDQSIAKTVMITTDQADPSRKAELEKKEIEIWTIRALPDGMVDIKELLRQMGLHEYCNLLVEGGSGLATSFLKAGLVDKLSLLYTPTIIGGDGVPPFGQLGLKNIAEAFKLRDLKARPVGDDILVEAYPARD
- the ftsY gene encoding signal recognition particle-docking protein FtsY; translation: MPLIKTIRDGLNKTRTGIWHKTVGLITGKRSLSPQELSELEELLILSDVGVEAGERLINAVRNDPSDQTAMERLKGEMTGILSLNSNLKSQISNFEIKPQVWLIIGVNGSGKTTSIAKLAHYLKEQGRRVMLAAGDTYRAAAIEQLKKWADRLGVEFIGSKTGADPASVAYDAVESAAAREISHLLIDTAGRLHTQKHLRDELGKIYSTIGKKMPGAPHLTLLVLDATTGQNAVSQAKLFSQAARIDGIILTKLDGTAKGGIVLAIAMELKIPVLFTGVGEGLDDLLAFDQVAFVDSLLEQQSALKGI
- a CDS encoding magnesium transporter CorA family protein; this translates as MLRICQIKDHQVSDCSGEQGTVWVYTNPSDQEKKHLVNELKIDEHTLTSALDPDELSRLEFEPDHAALIFKRPKNYSSQDELLFKVSSVGLFLFKDRLIVVMPEESPLFEGKQFQRVASLNDLLLKLIYRSIFHYLEHLKIINMITDSLEDKISSSMENKYLLNLFTLEKSLVYYLNAINSNSMLIEKLKTNAAKIDFSPEELEFLDDIIIENNQCYRQAEIYSNILASMMDARASIVSNNLNVLMKTLNIITIGIMVPTFVVSAFSMNVGIPLSWHPAAFWMVMGLALVSVVAFMLFWRFKKW